Proteins encoded within one genomic window of Bombina bombina isolate aBomBom1 chromosome 1, aBomBom1.pri, whole genome shotgun sequence:
- the THBS1 gene encoding thrombospondin-1: MKEGIFLLLMLVIAHTDQATESRTDDNSVFDLFELTGFNRKSNSRRPEGVHLVKGPDPSSPAYRIENADLIPPVPEEKFQDLLDAIRSERGFILLATLRQVKKSRGTLLSVERKDGNGHVFSIVSNGRAGTLDLSLSGEGKQQVVSVEDALLATGHWKNITLFVQEDRAQLYVGCDKMENAELDVPIHNIFTGDLASTAKLRVAKGGVKDNFQGVLQNLRFVFGTTLDAILRNKGCSSLSNSVITLDNPVNGSSPAIRTNFVGHKTKDLHAVCGITCDDLANMFLEMKGLRTMVTALQDKVRKVTEENELISKVVKVTPGVCIHNGVTHLNTEEWTIDSCTECTCQNSATICSKKSCPLMPCTNATIPDGECCPRCWPNDSADDGWSPWSDWTACSVTCGHGIQQRGRSCDSLNNRCEGSSVQTRSCHIQECDKRFKQDGGWSHWSPWSSCSVTCGSGHITRIRLCNSPVPQLNGKQCEGEGRENKPCQKDPCPINGQWGPWSLWDTCSLTCGGGVQKRARLCNNPEPKYGGKDCLGEVVDSQLCNKQDCPIDGCLSNPCFAGTKCTSFPDGSWKCGACPTGYRGNGIECKDVDECTEVPDACFTLNGVHRCENTEPGYNCLPCPPRYKGTQPFGKSIEDATANKQVCKPQNPCTDGTHDCNKNARCIYLGHYSDPMYRCECKPGYAGNGIICGEDTDLDGWPNENLICVDNATYHCKKDNCPNLPNSGQEDYDKDGVGDACDNDDDNDGIVDDRDNCQFIYNPAQYDYDRDDVGDRCDNCPYNNNPDQADTDANGEGDACAVDIDGDGILNEADNCPYVYNVDQRDTDKDGVGDQCDNCPLQHNPDQTDSDSDLIGDECDSNEDIDEDGHQNNLDNCPYVPNANQADHDKDGKGDACDHDDDNDGIPDDKDNCRLVPNPDQKDTNGDGRGDACQFDFDDDKIPDSEDVCPENVAISTTDFRKFQMVPLDPKGTSQIDPNWVVRHQGKELVQTVNCDPGLAVGFDEFSAVDFSGTFFINTERDDDYAGFVFGYQSSSRFYVVMWKQITQTYWDTTPTKAQGYSGLSIKVVNSTSGPGEHLRNALWHTGNTPGQVRTLWHDPRHIGWKDFTAYRWHLTHRPKTGFIRVVMHEGKKVMADSGAIYDKTYAGGRLGLFVFSQEMVFFSDLKYECRDS; this comes from the exons ATGAAGGAGGGTATATTTCTACTCCTGATGTTGGTTATTGCCCACACAGACCAAGCTACAG AGTCCAGAACTGATGATAATAGTGTGTTTGACCTCTTTGAACTTACTGGATTCAATCGCAAATCTAATTCTCGAAGGCCTGAGGGAGTACATTTAGTGAAAGGCCCAGACCCCTCAAGCCCAGCTTATAGAATTGAAAATGCTGATCTGATTCCACCAGTTCCAGAAGAAAAGTTTCAAGATCTGTTAGACGCCATTCGTTCGGAAAGGGGATTCATTTTGCTGGCTACTTTGCGCCAGGTGAAGAAGAGCAGAGGAACACTTTTGTCTGTTGAGAGGAAAGATGGGAATGGGCATGTGTTCAGTATAGTATCTAATGGAAGAGCTGGCACTCTGGACTTGAGTCTCAGTGGTGAGGGTAAGCAACAGGTGGTGTCTGTAGAAGATGCTTTACTGGCAACCGGCCACTGGAAGAATATTACGCTGTTTGTGCAAGAAGATCGGGCACAGCTCTACGTAGGATGTGACAAGATGGAAAATGCTGAACTGGATGTACCTATACATAATATTTTCACCGGAGATCTGGCAAGCACTGCCAAGCTCAGAGTAGCAAAAGGAGGAGTAAAAGACAACTTTCAA GGAGTTCTTCAGAACCTACGTTTTGTTTTTGGAACCACATTGGATGCCATCCTGAGAAACAAGGGCTGTTCCAGCT TGTCAAATTCAGTCATCACTTTGGATAATCCAGTGAATGGCTCAAGTCCAGCGATCCGAACCAATTTTGTTGGTCACAAGACAAAAGACCTTCATGCAGTGTGCGGCATTACCTGTGATGATCTGGCTAACATGTTTCTGGAGATGAAAGGTTTACGAACAATGGTCACTGCACTTCAAGACAAAGTTCGCAAAGTG ACAGAAGAAAATGAACTAATTTCTAAAGTAGTGAAAGTCACACCTGGAGTGTGTATTCATAATGGGGTTACACATTTAAACACAGAAGAGTGGACTATAGACAGCTGTACAGAATGCACATGCCAG AATTCAGCAACAATTTGCAGCAAAAAGTCCTGTCCTTTGATGCCTTGTACAAACGCTACAATTCCAGATGGCGAGTGCTGTCCAAGGTGTTGGC caaATGATTCTGCCGACGATGGTTGGTCTCCGTGGTCTGATTGGACAGCCTGCTCTGTGACATGTGGCCACGGTATTCAGCAAAGAGGACGATCATGTGACAGTTTGAATAACCGATGTGAAGGCTCTTCAGTCCAGACAAGGTCCTGTCATATCCAGGAGTGCGATAAAAGAT TTAAACAAGATGGTGGTTGGAGTCATTGGTCTCCTTGGTCTTCATGTTCAGTCACTTGCGGAAGTGGTCATATCACAAGAATCCGCCTTTGTAACTCTCCTGTCCCTCAGCTGAATGGCAAACAGTGTGAAGGAGAAGGAAGAGAGAACAAGCCATGCCAGAAGGACCCATGCCCAA TTAATGGACAATGGGGACCGTGGTCACTGTGGGACACCTGCTCTCTAACTTGTGGAGGTGGTGTGCAGAAACGTGCACGTCTTTGCAATAACCCAGAGCCTAAATATGGTGGTAAAGATTGTCTTGGAGAAGTTGTTGATAGTCAGTTGTGCAACAAGCAGGACTGTCCAATAG ATGGATGTCTCTCAAATCCTTGCTTTGCTGGCACTAAATGTACCAGCTTCCCTGATGGGTCCTGGAAATGTGGTGCCTGCCCTACAGGTTATAGAGGAAATGGAATTGAATGCAAAGACGTTGATGAG TGTACAGAGGTTCCAGATGCTTGTTTTACTCTCAATGGGGTGCACCGCTGTGAGAACACAGAACCAGGATATAACTGTCTGCCCTGCCCTCCACGTTACAAAGGAACACAGCCATTTGGAAAAAGCATTGAAGATGCAACAGCAAACAAACAG GTTTGCAAGCCACAAAACCCTTGCACAGATGGAACCCACGACTGCAACAAGAATGCAAGATGTATCTACCTTGGTCACTATTCTGACCCCATGTATCGATGTGAGTGCAAACCTGGATATGCAGGAAATGGAATCATTTGTGGTGAAGACACAGACTTGGATGGATGGCCAAATGAGAACCTTATATGTGTTGATAATGCTACATACCATTGCAAAAAA GACAACTGCCCCAATCTTCCCAACTCTGGCCAGGAGGACTATGACAAGGATGGAGTTGGTGATGCTTGTGATAATGATGATGACAACGATGGTATCGTAGACGACAGG GACAACTGCCAGTTTATATATAATCCAGCACAGTATGATTATGACCGTGATGATGTGGGAGATCGTTGTGATAACTGCCCCTACAACAATAATCCAGACCAAGCTGACACTGATGCCAATGGAGAAGGAGATGCTTGTGCTGTGGATATTGATGGGGATG GCATTCTAAACGAGGCTGACAACTGCCCATATGTGTACAATGTAGACCAGAGGGACACAGATAAGGATGGAGTTGGAGATCAGTGTGATAACTGCCCTCTACAACATAACCCTGACCAG ACCGACTCAGACTCAGATCTCATTGGTGATGAATGTGACAGCAATGAGGATATTGATGAAGATGGACACCAGAATAATCTGGACAACTGTCCATATGTTCCCAATGCCAACCAAGCAGACCATGATAAGGATGGAAAGGGTGATGCATGTGATCACGATGATGACAATGATGGCATCCCTGATGACAAAGATAACTGCAGGCTGGTTCCAAACCCTGACCAGAAAGATACTAATG GTGATGGCCGTGGAGATGCATGCCAATTTGACTTTGATGACGATAAAATTCCGGACTCAGAAGATGTTTGCCCAGAGAATGTGGCGATCAGCACAACAGACTTCCGTAAATTCCAAATGGTACCATTGGATCCCAAAGGAACATCACAGATTGATCCTAACTGGGTTGTCAGACATCAGGGCAAGGAGCTGGTACAGACTGTCAACTGTGACCCTGGTCTCGCTGTTG GTTTTGATGAGTTTAGCGCCGTTGACTTTAGTGGCACATTCTTCATTAACACCGAGAGAGATGATGACTATGCTGGCTTTGTTTTTGGCTACCAGTCAAGCAGCAGATTTTATGTGGTTATGTGGAAGCAGATTACTCAAACGTACTGGGACACAACACCCACTAAAGCCCAAGGCTATTCAGGTCTCTCTATCAAGGTTGTAAATTCTACTAGTGGACCAGGAGAACATCTACGCAATGCTTTATGGCACACTGGCAATACTCCGGGACAG GTTCGCACCTTGTGGCATGACCCTCGTCACATAGGCTGGAAAGATTTCACAGCTTATAGGTGGCACCTGACCCACAGACCAAAGACTGGATTCATTAG AGTTGTAATGCACGAAGGCAAGAAAGTCATGGCTGACTCAGGAGCCATCTATGATAAAACATACGCAGGTGGAAGATTAGGATTGTTTGTCTTCTCTCAGGAAATGGTGTTCTTTTCAGATCTCAAATATGAGTGCAGAG acTCATAA